One genomic window of Mucilaginibacter sp. SJ includes the following:
- the fcl gene encoding GDP-L-fucose synthase, translated as MNLDDKIYIAGHRGMVGSAICRKLENLGYTNIITRTSSSLDLRDQQAVAAFFEEETPNYVFLAAAKVGGIVANNTYRAEFLYDNLQIQNNIINSAYVTGVKKLMFLGSSCIYPKMAPQPLKEDYLLTGLLEPTNEPYAIAKIAGIKMCDAYRDQYGCNFISVMPTNLYGYNDNYHPQNSHVVPALIRRFHEAKQALAPAVTIWGTGTPKREFLFADDLAEACYYLMQNYNEPGLVNIGTGEDISIKDLAALVKKTVGYEGEINFDITKPDGTPRKLMDVSKLHNQGWRHKIELEEGVGLAYQDFLKHEQSA; from the coding sequence ATGAACTTAGACGACAAAATTTATATAGCCGGTCATCGTGGAATGGTTGGTTCGGCCATATGCCGCAAACTGGAAAACTTGGGCTATACCAATATAATAACCCGTACTTCATCTTCCCTTGATCTGCGTGATCAGCAGGCTGTTGCTGCCTTCTTTGAAGAAGAAACCCCTAACTACGTATTCCTTGCGGCTGCGAAGGTTGGTGGTATTGTAGCTAATAATACTTATCGCGCTGAGTTTTTGTATGATAATCTGCAAATACAAAACAACATTATTAATTCTGCATATGTTACCGGGGTAAAAAAACTGATGTTTTTGGGGTCGAGCTGCATATATCCTAAAATGGCACCACAGCCTTTGAAAGAGGATTATTTGCTTACCGGTTTGCTGGAGCCAACCAATGAACCTTATGCTATAGCAAAAATAGCAGGCATTAAAATGTGTGACGCTTATCGTGACCAATACGGCTGTAACTTTATATCAGTTATGCCTACAAACCTGTATGGTTATAATGATAATTATCATCCGCAAAACTCACACGTGGTGCCTGCATTGATTAGGCGTTTTCATGAAGCAAAGCAAGCTTTGGCTCCTGCGGTAACCATTTGGGGCACCGGTACGCCGAAAAGAGAATTTTTGTTTGCTGATGATCTTGCCGAGGCTTGCTATTACCTGATGCAAAATTATAACGAACCGGGTTTAGTTAACATCGGCACCGGCGAGGATATCTCAATTAAAGATTTAGCAGCACTGGTGAAAAAAACCGTAGGGTACGAGGGCGAGATAAATTTTGATATCACTAAGCCCGATGGTACGCCCCGTAAATTAATGGACGTTTCAAAACTGCACAACCAGGGATGGCGACATAAAATTGAACTGGAAGAAGGCGTTGGCCTGGCTTACCAGGATTTTTTGAAGCATGAGCAATCTGCCTGA
- a CDS encoding GumC family protein, producing MEIQNLQGGEPLDNDEKSFDFKAFFSRAIADWWLFLISFIVCVSLGVFFLKFKRPLYQIHASILVEDDKKGGDLSTSDVLGDLSGLLNTKSSVDNESQILQTRFLMEKVVRDMRLNVTYYSQGFLKNYELYKSPILVDPVRLKDTIMGTSVDLTIVNKNFMDISFDNDSTTGTIEKRVKFDQPFRIPGVGSIRIRRSDLAPVDSGDFTFKIVSIDNAVAKFMKDLTVAVPNKDVSTINLEIDHSIPRKGEDILNKYINVYQEENQNDKNQIADSTISFINERLIIVSRELSSVEGDIQLFKQKNSIADITEQSKALVANSTDYVNRLAQIETQLSMINALEDYLKDVKNERVLPSAIVPDDKIFAGLVDRYNTLVLERERQLLSYTSDNPQVINIDQRISSLRNDMLTNLASTRRSAIISRQDLQKSTGKIEGQIHAVPSQERQFMDLSRTQQIKQTLYTFLLQKREETAISKTSNISNSRVIDPPKSDVLPYSPKPALILGLSVFFALLIPIGRIYVIDMMNNKVMLKDDIIKRTQVPVLGEISHNEADVNIIVTKDSRSVIAEQFRALRTNLSFFLTPEISNVILLTSSMSGEGKSFTSLNLALVLALSGKRVVMMELDLRKPSLSTKAGMVNPVGFTNYIVSQNMTVTDIVHESFMNENLFLISAGPIPPNPTETILSKRTGMLINELRNSFDYVIMDAPPIGLVTDAQLLGEYADLTIYIVRQKYTFKDQLSIPEDLYRNKKMKRMGIVVNDIKKEGGYGYGYGYGYGYGYGYGYGGYESYGLNEGKKSNLLKRIFRRS from the coding sequence ATGGAAATTCAGAATTTACAGGGTGGAGAACCGCTGGATAATGATGAAAAGAGTTTTGATTTTAAAGCTTTTTTTTCAAGGGCAATTGCTGACTGGTGGCTGTTTTTGATAAGTTTTATAGTTTGTGTATCATTGGGCGTATTCTTTTTGAAATTCAAAAGACCACTTTACCAGATACATGCAAGTATTCTTGTTGAGGATGATAAAAAGGGCGGAGATTTAAGTACATCTGATGTGTTAGGCGATCTTAGCGGTTTGCTGAATACAAAAAGCAGCGTGGATAACGAATCGCAGATACTGCAAACCAGATTTTTAATGGAAAAGGTGGTGCGTGATATGCGTTTGAATGTTACTTATTATTCGCAGGGGTTTCTTAAAAATTATGAGCTTTATAAATCACCTATCCTGGTTGATCCTGTTAGATTAAAGGATACTATTATGGGAACATCTGTCGATTTAACCATAGTAAATAAAAACTTTATGGATATCAGCTTTGATAATGACTCGACAACCGGGACGATTGAAAAGCGTGTTAAATTTGACCAGCCTTTCCGTATTCCGGGCGTAGGGTCCATCAGGATCAGGAGAAGTGATCTTGCTCCGGTAGATTCAGGCGATTTTACTTTTAAGATCGTTTCAATTGATAACGCTGTGGCGAAATTCATGAAAGATCTTACTGTTGCCGTTCCTAATAAGGATGTAAGTACGATAAACCTGGAAATTGACCATTCTATACCAAGAAAAGGAGAAGATATACTTAACAAGTATATCAACGTTTATCAGGAAGAAAACCAGAACGATAAAAATCAGATTGCTGATAGCACTATTTCGTTTATTAATGAACGTTTAATTATTGTAAGTCGCGAGTTGAGCAGTGTTGAAGGAGATATCCAGTTGTTCAAACAAAAAAATAGCATTGCTGATATCACAGAGCAGTCAAAAGCCCTGGTTGCCAATTCAACCGATTATGTGAACCGCTTGGCCCAGATAGAAACTCAGCTTAGCATGATTAACGCGTTGGAGGATTACCTGAAAGATGTAAAAAACGAAAGGGTATTACCAAGTGCTATCGTGCCTGATGATAAAATATTTGCAGGCCTTGTTGACAGGTATAACACGCTGGTGCTTGAACGCGAACGTCAGTTATTATCGTATACAAGCGATAACCCACAGGTAATAAATATTGATCAGCGTATATCTTCATTAAGGAATGATATGCTTACGAACCTGGCAAGCACAAGGCGGTCCGCTATCATTTCAAGACAGGATCTTCAGAAAAGCACCGGTAAAATAGAAGGTCAGATCCATGCCGTTCCTTCGCAGGAAAGACAGTTTATGGATTTGTCAAGAACTCAGCAAATCAAACAAACGCTTTATACCTTTCTGTTGCAAAAACGTGAAGAGACTGCTATATCAAAAACATCAAACATTTCAAACTCACGTGTAATAGATCCCCCTAAATCAGACGTGCTGCCATATTCGCCAAAACCTGCACTTATTTTAGGTTTAAGTGTATTTTTTGCTCTTTTGATACCAATAGGCCGCATATATGTTATTGATATGATGAATAACAAGGTGATGCTTAAGGATGATATAATTAAGCGTACACAGGTGCCCGTACTTGGTGAAATAAGCCATAATGAAGCGGATGTTAACATTATTGTTACTAAGGATTCGCGCTCGGTAATTGCAGAGCAGTTCAGGGCGCTCAGAACGAATCTCAGTTTCTTTCTTACGCCGGAAATTTCAAATGTTATATTGTTAACGTCAAGTATGTCGGGCGAGGGAAAATCATTTACCTCGCTAAACCTGGCGCTCGTACTTGCTTTATCAGGCAAAAGAGTGGTAATGATGGAGCTTGACTTACGTAAGCCATCGTTATCAACCAAAGCAGGTATGGTGAACCCGGTTGGGTTCACAAATTATATTGTTTCGCAAAACATGACGGTTACTGATATCGTTCACGAATCATTTATGAACGAAAATCTGTTCCTGATAAGTGCCGGTCCAATACCTCCTAACCCTACCGAGACGATACTTAGCAAACGTACGGGTATGCTGATCAACGAACTGAGAAACAGCTTTGACTATGTGATCATGGATGCGCCGCCGATTGGCCTGGTAACGGACGCCCAATTACTTGGCGAGTATGCTGATTTAACGATATATATAGTTAGGCAAAAATACACCTTTAAAGATCAGCTGAGCATACCGGAAGACCTGTACCGTAATAAAAAAATGAAACGCATGGGTATTGTTGTTAATGATATCAAGAAGGAGGGTGGTTATGGTTACGGTTATGGCTACGGTTACGGCTATGGTTATGGTTATGGTTATGGCGGGTATGAATCGTACGGATTAAATGAAGGCAAAAAAAGCAACTTATTAAAACGAATATTCAGAAGATCGTAA
- the rpoC gene encoding DNA-directed RNA polymerase subunit beta', translating into MSYKKDNKIKSNFTTITISLASPESILERSSGEVLKPETINYRTYKPERDGLFCERIFGPVKDYECHCGKYKRIRYKGIVCDRCGVEVTEKKVRRERMGHINLVVPVAHIWYFRSLPNKIGYLLGLPTKRLDLIIYYERYVVIQPGIKEADGINKMDFLTEEEYLDVLDTLPKENQYLDDKDPQKFVAKMGAEALEELLKRLDLDELSFSLRHQAANETSQQRKNEALKRLQVVEAFRDAKTRIENNPEWMIVKIVPVIPPELRPLVPLEGGRFATSDLNDLYRRVIIRNNRLKRLIEIKAPEVILRNEKRMLQEAVDSLFDNSRKVNAVKTEGNRALKSLSDILKGKQGRFRQNLLGKRVDYSARSVIVVGPNLKLHECGLPKDMAAELFKPFIIRKMIERGVVKTVKSAKKIVDRKDPLVWDILENVLKGHPVLLNRAPTLHRLGIQSFQPKLVEGKAIQLHPLTCTAFNADFDGDQMAVHVPLGNAAILEAQILMLASHNILNPANGTPITVPSQDMVLGLYYITKGRKTDETRVVKGQGLTFYSAEEVIIAYNEKKLDLHAFIKVKALVKERDGKIVNKIIDTTVGRVLFNQHVPIEVGYINELLTKKSLRDIIGEVVKITGMARAAQFLDDIKELGFKMAFQGGLSFNLKDINIPAEKVTLIDTASKQVDEVMNNYNMGFITNNERYNQIIDIWTRINNRLTANVMDILSNDNQGFNSVYMMLDSGARGSKEQIRQLAGMRGLMAKPQKSGSGGEIIENPILSNFKEGLSVLEYFISTHGARKGLADTALKTADAGYLTRRLHDVAQDMIVGEVDCGTLRGIYTTALKDNEDIVEPLYDRILGRTTLHDVHDPITNELLAVAGQDITEEVAKKIENSPLEGIEIRSVLTCESKRGVCALCYGRNLASGKRVQKGEAVGVIAAQSIGEPGTQLTLRTFHVGGTASNIAAESQINAKFDGIIEFENVRTVTYETAEDGAVDVVLGRSGEFRIIEAGSNKVIVTNNIPYGSYLYVKDGSKITKGDRICSWDPYNAVIISEFAGIAQFDAVLEGITFREESDEQTGHREKVIIDTRDKSKNPAIQITDNKGNIIKGYNIPVGAHIAVDEGDRLQTGQVIAKIPRSTGKTRDITGGLPRVTELFEARNPSNPAVVTEIDGVVTLGGVKRGNREITIESKDGQVKKYLVPLSKHILVQDNDFIKAGMPLSDGSISPADILAIKGPAAVQEYLVNGIQEVYRLQGVKINDKHFEVIVHQMMQKVSIEDAGDTRFLEREAVDGWDFMNENDEIYDKKVVVDPGDSTTLKSGQIVSLRRLRDENSVLKRRDLKLVEVRDAIPATSSPILQGITRASLGTKSFISAASFQETTKVLNEAAIAGKKDSMLGLKENVIVGHLIPSGTGLREYENIRVGSQEEFDRLMASKAEELEA; encoded by the coding sequence ATGTCTTACAAAAAGGATAATAAAATCAAAAGTAACTTTACCACCATTACCATCAGTTTAGCCTCTCCTGAGTCTATTCTTGAGCGTTCAAGCGGTGAAGTTTTAAAGCCGGAAACCATTAACTACCGTACTTACAAACCTGAGCGTGATGGTTTGTTCTGCGAGCGTATTTTTGGCCCGGTTAAGGATTATGAGTGCCATTGCGGTAAATACAAACGTATCCGTTACAAAGGTATCGTGTGCGACCGTTGCGGTGTTGAAGTAACCGAAAAGAAAGTACGTCGTGAGCGTATGGGCCACATCAACCTGGTGGTGCCTGTTGCACACATCTGGTACTTCCGCTCATTGCCAAACAAAATTGGTTATTTATTAGGCTTGCCTACAAAAAGGCTCGACCTTATTATATACTACGAGCGTTACGTAGTTATCCAACCGGGTATTAAAGAAGCAGACGGAATCAACAAAATGGATTTCCTTACTGAAGAAGAATACCTTGACGTATTAGATACCCTTCCAAAAGAAAACCAGTACCTTGACGACAAAGATCCTCAGAAATTTGTGGCCAAAATGGGTGCAGAGGCTCTGGAAGAATTATTAAAACGCCTTGACCTTGATGAGTTATCATTCAGCCTGCGTCACCAGGCAGCAAACGAAACTTCTCAGCAACGTAAAAACGAAGCCTTAAAACGCTTACAGGTTGTTGAGGCTTTCCGTGATGCAAAAACCAGGATCGAGAATAACCCTGAGTGGATGATCGTTAAGATTGTTCCGGTGATCCCGCCTGAGCTGCGTCCGTTGGTACCACTGGAAGGTGGCCGTTTCGCTACTTCAGATTTGAACGACCTTTACCGTCGTGTTATTATCCGTAACAATCGTTTAAAACGTTTGATTGAGATTAAAGCACCAGAGGTGATTTTACGTAACGAAAAACGTATGTTACAGGAAGCTGTGGATTCGTTATTCGATAACTCACGTAAAGTTAACGCGGTAAAAACTGAAGGTAACCGTGCCTTGAAATCACTTTCAGATATACTGAAAGGTAAGCAAGGCCGTTTCCGTCAAAACTTATTAGGTAAACGTGTGGATTACTCTGCCCGTTCGGTAATTGTTGTAGGTCCTAACCTTAAATTACACGAGTGCGGTTTACCAAAAGATATGGCTGCCGAGCTGTTTAAACCATTTATCATCCGTAAAATGATTGAGCGTGGTGTGGTTAAAACAGTAAAATCTGCCAAAAAAATTGTTGACCGTAAAGACCCATTAGTTTGGGACATTTTGGAAAACGTATTGAAGGGACACCCTGTATTACTAAACCGTGCGCCTACGCTGCACAGATTGGGTATCCAGTCGTTCCAGCCAAAACTGGTTGAAGGTAAAGCTATTCAATTGCACCCATTAACCTGTACAGCATTCAACGCGGATTTTGACGGTGACCAGATGGCCGTTCACGTACCACTTGGTAACGCGGCAATTTTGGAAGCCCAAATCCTGATGCTTGCTTCGCATAACATCCTTAACCCTGCTAACGGTACGCCTATTACTGTACCTTCTCAGGACATGGTACTTGGTTTGTACTACATAACCAAAGGCCGTAAAACTGATGAAACACGTGTGGTTAAAGGACAAGGTTTAACTTTCTACTCTGCAGAAGAAGTAATTATCGCTTATAACGAGAAAAAACTTGACCTGCATGCGTTTATCAAGGTTAAAGCTTTAGTTAAGGAGCGCGATGGCAAAATCGTAAACAAAATTATTGATACTACTGTAGGCCGCGTATTGTTTAACCAGCATGTACCTATAGAAGTAGGTTATATCAATGAGTTGCTTACCAAAAAATCACTTCGTGATATCATTGGTGAAGTAGTAAAAATCACCGGTATGGCGCGTGCTGCCCAGTTCCTTGATGATATTAAGGAATTAGGATTTAAGATGGCGTTTCAGGGTGGTTTATCATTTAACCTGAAGGATATCAATATCCCTGCAGAAAAAGTAACCCTGATTGATACAGCTTCTAAGCAGGTTGATGAGGTGATGAACAACTATAACATGGGTTTCATTACCAACAACGAGCGCTACAACCAGATTATCGATATCTGGACACGTATCAACAACCGCTTAACTGCTAACGTGATGGACATCCTGAGCAACGATAACCAGGGCTTCAACTCTGTTTACATGATGCTTGACTCAGGTGCCCGTGGTTCTAAAGAGCAGATCCGTCAGCTTGCAGGTATGCGTGGTTTGATGGCGAAACCTCAAAAATCAGGTTCAGGTGGTGAGATTATCGAAAACCCGATCCTTTCAAACTTTAAAGAAGGTTTGTCGGTATTGGAGTACTTCATCTCTACCCACGGTGCCCGTAAAGGTTTGGCAGATACGGCGTTGAAAACAGCGGATGCTGGTTACTTAACCCGTAGGTTGCATGACGTTGCCCAGGATATGATTGTTGGTGAGGTTGATTGCGGTACTTTAAGAGGTATCTACACAACTGCACTGAAAGATAACGAGGACATTGTTGAGCCATTATATGACCGTATTTTAGGTCGTACCACTTTGCATGATGTTCATGACCCTATCACTAACGAACTGTTAGCAGTAGCCGGCCAGGACATCACTGAAGAGGTAGCTAAAAAGATCGAAAACTCTCCGCTGGAAGGTATCGAGATCCGTTCGGTATTAACCTGCGAAAGTAAACGTGGCGTATGTGCATTGTGCTACGGCCGTAACCTTGCAAGCGGTAAACGCGTGCAAAAAGGTGAGGCTGTTGGTGTAATTGCAGCGCAGTCAATCGGTGAGCCGGGTACTCAGTTAACACTTCGTACATTCCACGTGGGTGGTACCGCATCAAACATAGCGGCTGAGTCACAGATCAACGCTAAGTTTGATGGTATCATTGAATTTGAGAACGTACGTACCGTTACTTACGAAACTGCCGAAGACGGCGCTGTTGATGTGGTATTAGGCCGTTCGGGCGAGTTCCGTATTATCGAAGCCGGAAGCAATAAAGTAATTGTTACCAATAATATTCCATACGGTTCATACCTGTATGTGAAAGATGGCAGCAAGATCACCAAAGGCGACCGTATCTGTTCATGGGATCCGTACAACGCGGTAATTATATCTGAGTTTGCAGGTATTGCCCAGTTTGATGCAGTATTGGAAGGTATCACTTTCCGTGAAGAATCTGACGAGCAAACCGGTCACCGCGAAAAAGTGATCATCGATACCAGGGATAAATCTAAAAACCCTGCTATCCAGATCACCGATAATAAAGGTAACATCATTAAAGGATACAACATTCCGGTAGGTGCTCACATCGCTGTTGATGAGGGCGACAGGTTACAAACTGGTCAGGTTATTGCTAAAATCCCTCGTTCAACCGGTAAAACGCGAGATATTACAGGTGGTTTACCGCGTGTAACCGAGTTATTTGAAGCACGTAACCCTTCAAACCCTGCGGTAGTAACGGAAATTGACGGTGTGGTAACTTTAGGTGGTGTTAAACGTGGTAACCGCGAAATCACCATCGAATCAAAAGATGGCCAGGTTAAAAAATACCTTGTACCACTTTCAAAACACATCCTTGTACAGGATAATGACTTTATTAAAGCCGGTATGCCATTATCAGATGGTTCAATATCTCCGGCAGATATTTTGGCTATCAAAGGCCCTGCTGCCGTACAGGAATATCTTGTTAACGGTATCCAGGAAGTTTACCGCTTACAGGGTGTGAAGATCAACGATAAGCACTTCGAGGTTATTGTTCACCAGATGATGCAGAAAGTATCTATCGAGGATGCAGGTGATACCCGTTTCTTAGAGCGCGAAGCTGTTGACGGATGGGATTTCATGAACGAGAATGATGAGATTTATGATAAGAAGGTTGTTGTTGATCCGGGTGATTCAACTACATTAAAATCTGGTCAGATAGTTTCATTACGCCGCTTACGCGATGAAAACTCGGTATTGAAACGCCGCGACCTTAAACTGGTTGAAGTGCGTGACGCTATCCCTGCAACATCAAGCCCGATATTGCAAGGTATTACCAGGGCATCGTTGGGTACTAAGTCGTTTATCTCGGCAGCATCGTTCCAGGAAACTACCAAAGTACTGAATGAAGCGGCTATCGCAGGTAAGAAAGACAGCATGCTTGGCCTGAAAGAAAACGTTATCGTAGGTCACTTAATACCTTCAGGTACCGGTTTACGCGAGTATGAAAATATCCGTGTAGGCTCACAGGAAGAATTTGACCGCCTGATGGCTTCGAAAGCAGAAGAGTTGGAAGCTTAA
- a CDS encoding DUF3467 domain-containing protein gives MEEQNENQLNIELSEEIAEGIYSNLAIITHSNSEFVLDFIRVMPGVPKARVKSRIILTPEHARRLLSALEDNIEKYEAINGRIKVQPDHPGFPMNFGGTMGQA, from the coding sequence ATGGAAGAACAAAATGAAAATCAGCTCAACATTGAGCTTTCAGAAGAAATTGCAGAAGGTATCTACTCAAACCTGGCTATCATTACTCATTCAAACTCCGAGTTTGTATTGGATTTTATCAGGGTTATGCCAGGAGTACCCAAAGCCAGGGTAAAGTCGCGGATCATATTAACCCCGGAACATGCCAGGCGCCTGCTTTCAGCCCTGGAAGATAATATTGAGAAATATGAAGCCATTAATGGTCGTATCAAAGTACAGCCAGATCATCCGGGTTTTCCTATGAATTTTGGTGGAACAATGGGGCAGGCATGA
- a CDS encoding polysaccharide biosynthesis/export family protein, with translation MKILKEADYIEPKIQVDDIMTIIVQTVDPLATVAINAGNVSGPSTGINTSSTAMPAAAPVSGYLVGKDGSIELPVIGKLHLAGLTTNEARELIRSKAVQFFKEPSVIVRYANFKIIVAGEVTKPSTYVVPNEKVTILDALAMAGDLTIYGKRDNILLLRDNLDGTRTAYRINLNKTDLLSNPYYYLHQNDYIYVEPSKGKVAANDLSQTKTIAIAGSILSLLIIIASRVK, from the coding sequence GTGAAAATCCTTAAAGAAGCAGATTACATTGAACCTAAAATTCAGGTGGATGATATAATGACGATTATTGTTCAAACAGTTGATCCGTTGGCTACTGTGGCTATTAATGCTGGTAACGTTTCCGGGCCTTCAACCGGTATTAATACCAGTTCGACAGCTATGCCTGCCGCGGCACCTGTTTCAGGTTACCTTGTAGGCAAAGATGGCAGTATTGAATTACCTGTTATCGGAAAACTGCACCTCGCTGGTTTAACAACCAATGAAGCCAGGGAACTGATACGCTCAAAGGCTGTACAATTTTTTAAAGAGCCTTCAGTTATAGTACGGTACGCCAATTTTAAGATTATCGTGGCAGGTGAAGTTACGAAGCCTTCAACTTATGTGGTCCCTAATGAAAAAGTAACTATACTTGACGCTTTGGCAATGGCCGGGGATTTAACCATTTACGGTAAAAGGGATAATATTTTATTACTGCGTGATAATCTTGATGGTACAAGAACAGCTTACCGGATCAATCTTAATAAAACCGATCTGCTGTCAAATCCTTATTACTACCTCCATCAAAATGATTATATCTATGTCGAACCTTCTAAGGGCAAAGTAGCTGCTAACGATCTTTCACAAACAAAAACGATCGCTATTGCCGGCTCGATACTATCATTGCTTATCATCATTGCTTCAAGGGTAAAGTAA
- the gmd gene encoding GDP-mannose 4,6-dehydratase produces MKTALITGVNGQDGAYLAELLLNKGYMVHGVKRRSSLINTHRIDHLYQDPHDKDVRFKLHYGDLTDSTNLIRIIQETQPDEIYNLAAMSHVKVSFDTPEYTANADGIGTLRILEAVRLLGLTQKTRIYQASTSELYGLVQEVPQKETTPFYPRSPYGVAKLYAYWITVNYREAYDMYACNGILFNHESPLRGETFVTHKITRAAAAIALGQQDTLYLGNLDARRDWGHAKDYVEAMWLILQQEKPEDFVIATGITTPVRDFVVMAFNEVGITIEFKGTGIDEKGYVVSCNNPDYQLEAGKLIVCVDSNYFRPTEVELLIGDPTKANTQLGWKPTYDLAGLVKEMVEYDLKEFKSTGKLNLPHHAG; encoded by the coding sequence ATGAAAACAGCACTAATTACAGGAGTAAACGGGCAGGATGGAGCATATTTGGCCGAACTGCTATTAAATAAAGGTTACATGGTTCATGGCGTAAAAAGGCGCTCATCATTGATAAATACTCATCGTATCGATCATCTTTACCAGGATCCTCACGACAAAGATGTAAGGTTTAAATTACATTACGGCGATTTAACCGATTCAACCAACCTGATCAGAATAATACAGGAAACCCAGCCCGACGAAATTTATAACCTGGCTGCCATGAGCCATGTAAAAGTAAGTTTTGATACTCCCGAATATACTGCTAATGCTGATGGCATTGGTACCTTAAGGATACTGGAGGCCGTACGTTTATTAGGTTTAACACAAAAAACGCGTATTTACCAGGCTTCAACTTCTGAGTTGTATGGTTTGGTGCAAGAAGTGCCACAAAAAGAAACTACCCCTTTTTATCCCCGTAGCCCTTATGGTGTTGCCAAGCTTTATGCTTACTGGATAACAGTTAACTATCGTGAGGCTTATGATATGTATGCATGTAACGGTATCCTGTTCAACCATGAAAGCCCGCTGCGTGGCGAAACGTTTGTTACCCACAAAATAACACGCGCTGCTGCTGCTATAGCTTTAGGGCAGCAGGATACTTTATATCTGGGTAACCTGGATGCACGCCGCGACTGGGGCCATGCTAAAGATTATGTTGAAGCCATGTGGCTGATATTGCAACAGGAAAAGCCTGAGGATTTTGTTATTGCTACAGGTATTACTACTCCTGTAAGGGACTTTGTTGTAATGGCATTTAACGAAGTGGGCATAACTATTGAATTTAAAGGCACAGGCATTGATGAAAAAGGTTATGTTGTATCATGCAACAATCCTGATTATCAGCTTGAAGCCGGCAAACTTATTGTCTGTGTTGATTCAAATTATTTCAGGCCAACTGAGGTTGAATTGCTGATTGGTGATCCTACCAAAGCCAATACGCAATTAGGCTGGAAACCAACTTATGATTTGGCCGGATTAGTTAAAGAGATGGTTGAATATGATTTGAAAGAGTTTAAATCAACAGGTAAACTGAATTTACCACATCATGCTGGGTAA